Part of the Schistocerca americana isolate TAMUIC-IGC-003095 chromosome 5, iqSchAmer2.1, whole genome shotgun sequence genome, TCGACAATGCTAGAGAAGCATTTAACGGCTGATAAGGCCATAAAGTTCTGAGTGGTGAGAATTTCAGTCAATTACAGGAACAGAGGATACAGTTAAttgataaatctataaatatttagTACTTTCACGTCAGAACCGCACAGGATATCACAAATTACGTCATCCTAAAATCAGATAATCCGGAACCAACACGTAGCATAGCACCATATAAAGTACAAAATCAACTATCGTATCGCTCCATCCATCCGTTTAAGAGAAGACAATAAGGGCCCTATAATGCCCCTTTACCCCCATTAACTTCGTCTCTCCAATAAGTGGCGATGTCAGCTCACATTCTCTCTCTGCGTGTCATAAACTTTctgcatttcaatttttttcttcaagTGGTACTTTAAATTTACCTCAAGTATCGCACACAAAGAGCAGTTAAACTCTGTCGTCAAAAAACTAACTTTCAGACAACCTCAGCGTGACTTCATTTGCTCAAAATTATATGTGTGATATAGAGAATAACAAGTGATGTACCAAAATTACTAGAAATTTTCGGTCCTTCCATCTATACTGGATGTGTTCTGAAGTGCAATGGAAATATAGTGACTAAACTTGTTGGGACAATAACGTGAAAGATACAAACTGTATGTAGTACAGGAAGAATAGCAATGAGACTAGGTATTCTGTGGCCCAGGGACAAGTCCATGGACCAGTTACTCCGCATGAACTACCGTACAGATATGCTGCTGTTTTATAGATCGGGAGCCCTCGACACAATCAGCTGTCACATCGGACTTACTACAATTGTCCTAAGTATAAAATGGTAGGAAATTCCAATAGTAGAGGGCCTATTCCACTCGCAGCACTGTCAGAAATGTTACCACATTGCTTCCCTTCTCAGTATGATATCATTAGTAAAGTGAAGCATTGCTCCCAGATttttcctctctccccctccccaactCTCTGATGCCATAGACTAGTTGTCCTCCATTGAAAGTGGCAGGAGATTCTAAAAATACCAGGACGTTCGAAACAGTCCAACTCAGCAGTAGAGATTTCCCTTCCCCTCAGAATGGCGAGAAATTGAAAAATCCTAGATGGATGATTGTCCTGGTGTGAAATTAAAAAATCTGTTTAGCACACAAGTAGGCAGACCTTGGAATACAAGTGCAGCCCTATTGATATCAGAATGCAAGATGCGATCCATTACAGTAGCCCCTAGGACACAGGTGCTGCCTTTATGGTTATCAGATCTCATGTGTTTTCCGCAGACAACCACAACAGAATTCAATATTGTGGATCTGAGGGATACGGTTGCAAGCTGCATCATTGTCAGACATCTTTCATTGTACGTTTAGAGTCCTGACCTCAGTGTAGAATGACAGGGAATTTAAAACTCACATATTTACCCATCCCTATGAAATTGCAGATAGCGTGTTTAAACAGTTGCTACCATAAGTTTGGTGATGACTTACACCCAGTTTAAGAGCCTAGAGTAGGATTGGATAGGAATGTTAACATAAATGTACGAGTATGTCATAACGTAATAAACAATAGTGAAGAAACCAACTTTGGGGCCATAGTTCCAACGGCCCAAATGTTGCCTTCTCCATTACAGCTATTTCCATTATGAGTgcagtaccaaacccagaaaacttttgtaTTAACTGTTTCTGGCCAAAGAAGCCTATGCAGTTATATTAGGAGAAGGTGGTTAATGCCTTTTAACAGATACCACACCAGCTGTATCTTCTACCTCACACACATGATGCAGCTGGCTCCACATGCAACCATACTATGTTATGTGGTGAAGGTGCTAACGCTGGCTCCAGAACCAACACTGGCTTCAACAATGGCACTGTAACAGTCGCTGGAATGAGTATTGGCGCCAGCACAGGCATAGACACTGGCGCAGATACAAGCACAGGGTACAGGCACAGGCTCTGGTGCAGGTGCAGCACATTGACAAGTACAACCACTGGCACAGACACAAACAACAGTACAGATACAGGCACAGGCACAGGCTCTGCTGTTGGTGCAGTCATAGCACAGGCACGGTTGCAGACAATGGCATACATACAAACAACATCACTGGTACAGGAATAGGAACTGGCCCACATGCAGGCACTTCCACTGGCACAGGCATATCACATGGATAGCCATTGACACTGGCAGAGGCACAGGCGCTGCCACAAACATAGGCACAGATACAAGCATTTACGTGGACACAAGCACTGACACTGGCAGAAGCACCTGCACAGGCAAGAACTCAGATTCAACAGATGTGATATCGGCTTAGGAACAGGCTTAGCGATTGGCACAGATATAGGCTCAGGTATCAGCACAGCACAGACAACATAAAACACATGGATCCCTGGGAACATACACAGGCACCAATGTAGACACAGGCACAGGCACCAGCAAAGGCATCAGCATGGGTACcacttcatacatcagcagaggCACTAGCAATAACACTGGTATAGGCGCTGGCACAGCCACGGCACAGACACAGGAACAGACACACACCCAGGCACTGGCACAGGCACCAGTGCAGACTCAGACATCTCACACACAGGCATCTTCGAAGGAAATGGCACCTTCACCAACATCACCACTTAATGTAGGGCATACAGCAGTACAGGTATCGGATCATGAACAGGTAAAGGGCAGGCACCAGCACAGCTGTAGACAACTGCACAGGCACAGGCACAAGTAGTGCCACATGCAGTGACCGAGGCACAAGCATGAACTCCAGGACAGACACAGACAAAGGTACAGGTACAGGCATTAGCACTGGCCCAGGAACAGGAATAGCCACAGACAAACTCACAGGCACAGTCAGGGACACTGATACAGGTGCTGGCACAGGCATAGTATAGGCACAGCAAGAGGAACTGGCACATGCACATGCAGATGCTCAGGCATGGGCAATTACATAAGAAAAACCATAAGCAAATGCACAGAAACAGCACATTCTCAGATATTAGTGAATTCACCGATACCAGTACAGAAACCAGCAATGTCATGGACACAGTCATTGAGACACATAAAAGCACAGATACTGGCAAAGACTCTGCAATGGCACCCACCTCACTGTCAGCAAAGAAACAGGATCAGCCGCTGACACTGCTTGATGCAAAGGTGCAGGGACTGACACAACATAGACTCTGGCATGAGTACTGGTACAAGCTTTGGCACCGGCACTGGCACAAGCAACAGAAAAGCACCAGTGCAGACACAGACTAATTCACAATCAATGGCACTGGCACCATTATATGCACTGACAGTGGCACAGACATCAACACCAACAGAGAAAAAGGCACAGGGAATGGCAATGGGACCACTAACTGCACAGAAACATGCTGAAACTGTGGTACAGCCACAGGCTCAGTCAGCAGCACTGTGAATGGCACTAGCAGAGACACAGCAGCAGGATGGACACAAGCACCAGCACAGGTACTGGGATTGGTGTGAGGACAAGCAAAGCACAGGCACTGGCAGATGCTCCATCACTGACACAGTCAATTTCTTTGGCTGTGGCATCAACACAGGAACAGGCTATGGCTTTGTCACCAGAACACCCACTGACACAGGCATAAGCACTAATACACTCTCCAGTACGGGTCCTGGCACAGAGAAATCGTCTGACAAAGGCAACATCACAGACGCAGGACTGACACAGCATCAGCAATGGCACTGGCTAAAGCACAGGCACAGGCACAAGCACAAGCAGTGGTATTGGTACAGGCATTGGCAACAGAGCCAGCAATGGCAGTGCCAAAAGCAATATCAGAGGCACCAGCGCAGATACAGGCTACCACAGCACCGTGGGCAATATCACTGGCACCAGCCTCAGTGGAGGAATAGGCTGTGGCACTGGTATGGGGATTGGCACAGGTACAGTCACAGTTAAATGGacacacacaaacaacagcacAAAAGCAGACAATGGCATTGACATGGGAAATGGAATCAATACCAGTACTTTCACCAGCAATGGCACCAGTACTGTACAGTGGAACTAGCACCAGCACATGCACAGGTCCCAGGAATGGTACAGACATAGACACTGACACAGGCACAGGAACTGGCACAGGAACTGCCACAAGAACTGAGaggaggcattaggagtgatttaaaatggaatgatgatataaagtcgatcgtcggtaaagcagatgccagactgagattcattggaagaatcctaaggaaatgcagtccgaaaacaaaggatgtaggttacagtacacttgttcgcccactgcttgaatattactcaccagtgtgggatccgtaccagatgaggttgatagaagagatagagaagatccaacggagagcagcgcgcttcgttaaggatcatttagcaatcgcgaaagcgttacggagatgatagataaactccagtggaagactctgcaggagagacgctcagtatctcggtatgggcttttgttgaagtttcgagaacataccttcacggaagagtcaagcagtatattgctccctcctacgtatatctcgcgaagagaccatgaggataaaatcagagagattagagcccacacagaggcataccgacaatctttctttccacaaacaatacgagactggaatagaagggagaacggatagaggtactccaagtaccctccgcctcacaccgttaggtggcttgcggagtatggatgtagatgtagaacatgggcATGCAGAGGCAGTAGGGTAGGCGCAATTACAGGTACTGGCTCAGGAACGGGCACATTTATAGACTTGGCCTGACACCTAGGCACTGGAGCAGAGACAGATACTGGCATAGGCACATACTGCTTTGCAGTCAAGGCTGCAGACACAGGAACAGGAAATGGCGAAAGCATCGTCCCAGGAAGAGGCTAAGTCACTAGACACAGGCACTGACAAAGGTATTGGCACAGGTATGAGCCCAGGCAGCAGTATAGGTCTGTCACACACACATGCCAAGTCATGAGCACCAGTCCTGGCAGCAGCAGCCGGCCAGGCCACAGGCACAGGCTCAGACACAGGAACAAGCTCTGGGACAGGCACCAGCATTGATATTGGCCCAGGCTCCTCTACACTCAGGGAAACTGGGCAGGCACTGGTATGAGTACCAGCACAGTTGCAGTTGTGGAAACACGCTCAAACACAGGAACAGACACAGACACTCACACAAGCACAGCAATTGATACAGGCGCTGGTCCAAGTGTTTAAAAAGGCACATACACACACAGCTATACACACAGGTATTGGCACAGGCCCTGTCACTGTCAGTGTCACTGGAACAGAAACAGGCACAGCCACCTGCAAAGGCAGGGGAACAGGCACAGGCATGGGCATGGACACAGGCAGCGGATGAGGCAGAAACTCGGACACACAGCCATTGGCAGTAGCACAGGCTCTGGAACTTGGACAAGCAGAGGCACCAGTAGTGACATTGGCACAGGATAAGGCATAGGTATGGTGTAAAGTTGGGCTCGCGCTGGATGTGGCATACAACCATTGGCCTGTGATATCTGAGGGTTTTGGGGAGACCATATTCGGAGTGGCACAACCCCGCCAATACAGCCACACCAAAATTTCAGTTTGCTGCTATTATACTTTTAGGACAATTACAGTATGTCCACTGTCACATACGAGGTTGTTAGTGGATGCTGGTCTTCAAAATTGCAGCATCTTTAAAATTGTATCCCCTGTGGTACTGTTATCTCTTAGCTTGTAGCGTCGGTTGTGTGTCTACCTTACCCCTGGGCCTGGAATTTACCGAGCCCCATTACTAACATGTCCGTCTTCTGATGTTCACCAGTTTATATGAGACGAGTTTACGAGTCTGCGAATAATAGCTTCACTTCTGCTAAAGGAATGACATCAtgccaaaaacagtatttgtagagcTAGTTAGAAAACTATGTAGACTGATACGTGCATACCGATTGGACTTGGAAATTGGTCGTGTATTTGTGGTGATGCGACTGAAGTCAGAGGTTGTACAGTTAGCTGTTGGCCGTCAACGGGAGAGGTTCCCTTTAAGATGGTTTGACGGAATCACGTGCGGTGAAGGCGGTCGTGTGTCGGCAATTGGTATTCGGCAGATGTTTTGATGTACCGGGGACCGGCGAAAGCGGGCCAGTGAGGTGCCCATGTTCGACCGGTAGTGAGAGTATTTGAGTGTTACTGTGTTCTACTTCGATCCACCACATTAACTGCATGTCGAAAATTTTATTTTGAGAAGTGTGGCTGGTGCTGTCTTCCATGCTCCAGTCTGGATTAAAGTTTCTTTCTGTTATCTGTTTTCGAAGCAGGAAGGTTCATATGTAAGCAACGAAACGTCCTGGGTGTGGTGGTTATATAACGTTATAAGCTGATGGTTCGTGCTTACCGACGGCTGCTGAGAGTAAAACGAGCTGGTAAACTGTCTGCGACGGATTGGGTAATATAGTTTTGATTCTTGGCTGCAGGAAAGGTGGCTGTTGGCTCAAGGTACTGTAAGTGATCGCGTATTCCtctttcatcattttcaaaaataaaGTTGTGGGATATTGTTTTCGATTAAAAGTACGCAAAGCTCAAACTGAAGTAGTTAACTTTTAAAAGAAACAATAGTTGTCATTTGCTTAATTATGTCGTTCAGATCAAACTGAAAGGTCATTCTGTTTAACGACAAAAACTCAAAGCACCAATTTAAGTATTAACTTTTAAGGGAACCGACTGTTGTCTTGTTGCTGAATGTGGTTGTTGATTTCAAACTGAAATTATTCTTACCCATCTTACTTACGTAACAGCGTTTAAGGAAAATTGGCTTGTAGCTCAAAGTGGCCGGGAAAATTTCAAGGAGGGCTTGTTCCAGAGGTTTAAAAATGTGTGGTGAAATTTGTCTTGGTTCAGTATTGTTCTAGCATCTAGTAATTTTAAAACTGTTAGAATCCAGGTCAATTTGGAAAAGTGGATAAATTTGAGATTTAATTTTAGGACGTAAGTATCCCAAGACTAGTGCCTGTGATCATGCAGTTTtggtgtaaaaattttatttttcgtaGGCAAATTGTCTTTAAACTTCCTGTGCTTTGCTGAAGAGTCTAGTGCCTTTGTTTTGTAGTCCACAGATTTTGCTCAGTTAGATAATAAATTCTGAAGTAGTTAATGTTTGGCATTGTGCAACCATTGTAGTGCGTACTTATTATTTAGTCGCATGCACTAATAGCTGTTTTTATTGTCCTAGGTTGAAGACAAGTCACCTGGTGGCCACTCCACAAATCTTAAACAATGACCGTTGGTTTTCGTTCAAGATTTCATTGTATGCTATTGTTACCTTGCTTTTTAAAATAAGTGTGGCTATTGCCCCGAAGCAATTAAAGAAATCTTGCTAGTTTTGTTAACAACCTTCTACGTGGCTTGGGGCCGCCAATCAGTAATGTTAACTGCTCTTTTTTATTTGGGTAAAATAAGTCATGATTTGTTATCACGATATAAGTAATCCTGCTGAATGCTCTAAATACCAGTGTATGTTCtttaaattatataaataaatgttCTGTAAATCTATCGTCCAGTGGCTTTTTACTCAAGGATCACTGTATCCAAACTACTCCGCTCTAAAGGTATCAAAAGGGTCGTTAGTCCCAAAGTAATTCGGTCTAACTTCACCAATCCCGAGTCCTCCCCCTCCCGTCTTCCTACAACAGACATTTCTTTGATTTAAGTTGAAAATGTCTTGAAATATGTTGGCTTAATACATCTAGAAAGAGAATCTACTCTTAGTCTGCTAACAATAGTTTCGAAACAGACCAGAGCTGCCAATAGCAATTTAGGTTACCGTCACTGCCTTGATGTAAAAAAGCTGTTTTGATTTGAGAATAATCAACAATAGTCAGCAGCACAAGGATGCACCAGACAACATATACCGGTAAATGAAATAGATAAAGTCCTTCCAGTGTCCTATAGGAGGAGTACGGCATCAACACACTCTAAATACTAAAAATATACCACGAGCACTACGTTTTCAGTTTCTCAATGAGAATTCGGTACAAACTGAGATTGGATGTTTATCATACATcactgaattaaatacgaaatgattGATATAATGTGTTGATGTCGCCAAAAGATGCGAATTGTTGCAATAATGTATAACTGATTACATTGTAGGAAGTAAGGGAAACAGAATTTTATATTTATGGGATTAACTGGGTACTAGGACAGTCTACCTAACACTTACCCATAACGGCGGTATATCCTCCATGTTTCATCGGTGTTATCTTATCTATTCTACCAAATTTATTGTGTACAATTATATCAATCTCTATGGAGCCTTGTGTTCTGATAGTAAAGCACGTGCCTGCAGACTGAAATACCGTTCGGGCCACAGAATATTTGTCTGCCTTTGCCTCTCAGTGTACGAGGAGTCACTGTggtgaaacaagcgctgtatcgtttgagagatacagaggcgagagaATGTGCTGGGATTTTCCCCAGTTCACagttagtagcgccacgtcaccatacCGCGTCTGCGCGTAACAcagaagtattgcaccataattaaaaATGATATTAAAAGTTAAAATTGCTTTTTCAGACTGTCAACATATGCTTTAATATAATACTGTTTAAACTGTCAAGTATCAGATTGATTAGGTCAATATTTTACCTAAATACATCGTCTCCAGAAAAAATAAGTGACGCTAGAAAAAAATAAAGCTACGAAGCCAGAAATTGGTCATAGTGTGCAGATGTATGTAAAAATTAACAGGTACAAGTTACaacgtgattaaagcaatattttggtcagaatccacgtttttaagaaaaattgaaggtgctaaatattagacttatacatgtgaaaatttgtatgaTGCTTCAGGTTCAACACAAAAATAATAGCTATGTGACCCCATTAAgatacctctaatagttttcgagtaatttactgaaaactaaatttgaaacAAAAGCGTCCTTATTTTTAGTAGGTTAAGTATgtgttatattaatgctagaaagttttggttacagcacttgatgaaacctattaaataatacagcTATAACTAGTTTTAGGACCTTGatgttaataacaaccaatacaaggtctcttaaaattGTAATTCAGAGGtcttgttctactgtcagttctgttctaaaaattctagaaggcaaagttttaatgtaggcgagctaaacatttttctgtgattttaaccaacttatcTATATGCATGCAAAAATTATAAAGATTCTAAATTGTTTCACAACATTGTTATTAAACACTGTATGTCCAACAAAGCGGCCGTTTAAAGGCTGCTACCGTGGTCATAGGGTGGGTGACAGCATATATAAATACAGCATATATAAATACAGGCCAAGAGGCAATACGAGGCTTCACTTCGCACCCGGCCACCACAAGGTCCGCGTCAAACACCTGAGTTCGCGCTGCCTCGAATGATGTCAGAGACAGGCTGTTGCaaaacgcatattttcagtaataatagaaaatGAAATCGCGATGACTGTATaccatcctggatcgcttagatttcgcaaaAGCAACTGTTAGtttgccgcccgtaatgttaacaaatccgcgtggcaagtggtggcaattattttccacttttgtggcgaacaTTGATTTTGATTATCAGTAGTCAGGGCGAAAGGCAATTTAGTTGAAACTTACAGTAGAGGTCGccactgaactgctcatagtgctgtttaggatggGGAGATTTACTGTCAGTATGAACATAGTGAATATTACAATGTTTCGTGTGTGAAACCGTAccaaatatatatatcagttagaactcaaaatcttcttTTATAATCATAGTTCTGATCCCGCTGAGCAAAAAAAGAATaggaacatttctttcagtgggctggacaagaatgtaaACTTGCAGGCTGGGAATTATAGTCAATACGgtctccatcactttctggctgGCTACAGAAATAGTTGGCAGGGTCTCGTAAAAGACGGCCAACAATACATACAACAATTCCAAATACGGTCCAAAGAGAATTAATATGACAACCAGCCCGCCACCCCATACATGATGCGTATCATCCGGGAAATTGAACACTGAAAGTGACTGGTAGAAAACAACGAACTCGGTAGTCACTAAGTGGATACCAAAGTGAAATAGGCATAAGCCAGTGCGAGAACAGTGCTAAGGTTTACTCGCGAGTGTGGTAAAAAACTGTGATGGTTGCCACAGTAACCATGAGCGTGACGGAATGAGGAAAGAAGACGATACTAGATAGCGCATAATTAAGAACTGAAGAGTAAGATTGAATCTAGCAGTAAACAGCTGAGGAATAGTAATAAGGAACTAAAGAGTAAGATTGAAGCTAGTAGTAAAAAACTAAAGGATAGTAATAAAGAACTGAAGGATGGTAATAGAGCATTAAAGGATGAAATTACCTCAAAACTgaatagtttaaattataaaattgatgttAATCACCATGATCTGAAAATCATAGTAGGGCAACAGTTAAATAAACTGCATAGTACTTTCAAAAAGCGAAACTGACAAAGTTCACAAAGAATTCAAAGTCGCAGATGAAATTCTGGAAGGAAGGTGATTAGAAAGAACAGGCAACGAATCCAACCTTTGCTCTAAACGACTTGAAGAAGTACGTAGTAGAGTAACTGCTTATCTTAAAGATGTAAAGAAAGAGAAATCGAATTGTGAGAAATTACGTGAGGATTGGAAGCAGTAGAAATACGAGTGGAAGACTATGTGCCAGTATTACTAACACAGAAAACAGAGTAACCTCTGGTAGTGCTAGTAATACTATTGTACAGCATGTGGCTTCAGTTGAAGTCGCTTTCATCGGATGTCGTCAATTTATACGTATTGATGCAGGTAAACAAATTTACTCATTAGAgtcctggaatgattttgagggtGTTTTGCCTAGTGCATGGTCAagcgaaataaaatttcttttataagATGTCATTTATAAGGAGATGTTTTGCGGTGGTCAGCTGATGTAATGATAAGATGCCAAACTCTTTCTGAATTTAAATCTGCATTTATTAATAAGTACTGGTCaaacaataaacaataaacaaaacaGAGTTTTGGAGTGGTAAAAAGTTTGCTCCAGGACGTGAGTCAGTAAAACAGTTCTCTAGAAAGTGGCTTTCACGGCTGTCACATCTAACAGAAAAGATGAGACCAGGAAAGGATTATTGTGTGTCTAGAAAGTAAGGCTGGcttggtactggcagaaatgaatcATTTCCGCACGTAGACATAATGTGGATAGGTTCATTAAATATTTAGAGCGAGTAGAAAGAGTAGCAGCTGCTGACGAGCAGATGCAaaatgcgagctaacatcccacagACGTTCAGGCTCATATGCAGTTCTTcctcgtcgaaatgtcttggctcaaactcatctaggggctgaactgcacgtgtcgcattacacgccctaaattagacacttgtgatctttctgttaaattgtctggctgatagcGAGTTTGCGaattacaaagttaatataacttataataacagtaataataatatcgggagacCGATGGCCCATCTTGTCTGggccctttaatcccacaaacgaCAATAATATCGGAAAATAAATTAACGACCcacaaatgatgtaggccacatagttgcgacttggttcaaatggttcaaatggctctcagcactatgggacttaacatttaacatctgaggtcatcattcccctagaactacttaaagctaactaacttaaggacatcacacacacccatgcctgaggcaggattggaacctgcgaccgtagcagtcacccggttccagactgaacgcctagaatagctcggccacatcggccggctagttgCTATTTGGTTAGAACaacgtttattcagaaagaaaactaatagcgaaggtggtcgtatttagagttactgttacactagaGCGCCTATCGATTTGACACAGTTTGTTCATTCACAATCTCAATGGGAAATACAAGTTACCTATGCGAAAAGCTACAGTTCACATAAGGCGCGCGGCTGCTCgcagctcagagactaagtcccgcgataccacacaacgcggaattttctaagtcgtttcacttcctagctgcctaaagaccgaccgtccgctatcgcgtctgcatccgaactaTACACTTTGGTGTCTCTAGCCGAACTGTTCGCCTTTGCGTCTGCAACAGcattgtccctctgcccgtccccggtcgCGTTTTCAAGCGCGCCGAACGTCCTCGCTCAATTGACTAGGGCAGTACCCTTCTTTGAAGCCGTCCATCTGGTTGgctacaggttgttgttgttgttgttgttgtggtcttgagtcctgagactcgtatgatgcagctctccacgctaatctatcctgtgcaagctccttcatctcccagtacctactgcaacctacatccttctgaatatgcttagtgtattcatgtcttggtctccctctacgatttttaccctccacgctgccctccagtactaaatttgttatcccttgatgcctcagcacatgtcctaccaaccgatcccttcttctagtctagttgtgccacaaacttctcttctccacaatcctattcaatacctcctcattagttacgtgatctacccacctaatcttcaacattcttctgtagcaccacatttcgaaagattctattctcttcttgtccaaagtatttattgtccatgtttcacttccatacatggctacactccatacaaatactttcagaaacgacttcctgacacttatatctatactcgatgttaacaaatttctcctcttcagaaacgctttccttgccattgccagtctacattttatatcttctctacttcgaccatcatcatttactttgctccccaaatagcaaaacatctttactactttaagtgactcatttcctactttaattccctcagcatcacccgacttaatgcaactacattccattatcctcgttttacttttgttgatgttcatcttatatcctcctttcaagacactgtccattccgttcaactgctcttccaagtcctttgctgtctctgacagaattacaatgtcatcgacgcaccttaaagtttttatttcttctccctggattttaatacctactccaaatttttcttttgtttcctttactgcttgctcaatatacagatagaataacatcggggagaggctacaaccctgtctcactcccttcccaaccgctgcttccctttcatgcccctcgactcttataactgccatctggtttctgtacaaattataaatagcctttcgctccctgtattttacctctgccacctttagaatttgaaagagactattccagtcaacattgtcaaaagcttgctctaagtctacaaatgctagaaacgtagttttgccttt contains:
- the LOC124616341 gene encoding BCL-6 corepressor-like protein 1; translated protein: MPVPAPVSVSLTVPVSLSVAIPVPGPVLMPVPVPLSVSVLEFMLVPRSLHVALLVPVPVQLSTAVLVPALYLFMIRYLYCCASASVSACVHVNACICAYVCGSACASASVNGYPCDMPVPVEVPACGPVPIPVPVMLFVLVVLVNVLHLHQSLCLYPVLVSAPVSMPVLAPILIPATVTVPLLKPVLVLEPALAPSPHNIVWLHVEPAASCV